A stretch of Arachis hypogaea cultivar Tifrunner chromosome 15, arahy.Tifrunner.gnm2.J5K5, whole genome shotgun sequence DNA encodes these proteins:
- the LOC112746955 gene encoding axial regulator YABBY 4: MSTLNQLFDLPEQICYVQCGFCTTILMVSVPCSSMSMVVTVRCGHCTSLLSVNMMKASFVPLHLLASLSTHHHHHSKEEDANNIATNSSSSIMMMNYSSNDCAEEDVTTINNVVNKPPEKRQRTPSAYNRFIKEEIKRLKAENPEMAHKEAFSTAAKNWANFPPTQLNGDEEICNQKEQFADLDSQVDRHSHSHESINEEGEGFHGRKMQRNSIMARTQLE; the protein is encoded by the exons ATGTCAACTTTGAATCAACTGTTTGATCTTCCAGAACAGATATGTTATGTCCAATGTGGATTCTGCACTACCATCTTGAtg GTGAGTGTGCCATGCAGCAGCATGTCAATGGTGGTGACAGTGAGATGCGGACACTGCACAAGCCTTCTCTCTGTGAATATGATGAAAGCTTCTTTTGTCCCTTTACACCTCTTAGCTTCTCTTtctactcatcatcatcatcattcaaaaGAAGAGGATGCAAACAACATCGCAACTAACAGTTCTTCATCCATAATGATGATGAACTACTCTTCTAATGATTGTGCAGAAGAGGATGTAACCACAATCAACAATGTTGTCAACAAAC CACCGGAGAAAAGACAGCGAACTCCATCAGCTTATAACCGATTCATCAA AGAAGAGATTAAAAGGCTAAAGGCAGAAAACCCTGAAATGGCACACAAGGAGGCTTTCAGTACTGCTGCCAAAAAT TGGGCCAATTTTCCACCAACTCAGTTAAACGGAGATGAAGAAATTTGCAATCAGAAAGAGCAATTTGCGGATCTGGACTCCCAAGTGGACCGTCATTCTCATTCTCATGAG AGCATCAACGAAGAAGGTGAAGGTTTCCATGGAAGAAAGATGCAAAGAAATTCCATCATGGCAAGGACACAACTTGAATGA